One Papaver somniferum cultivar HN1 chromosome 10, ASM357369v1, whole genome shotgun sequence genomic window carries:
- the LOC113318520 gene encoding acyl-CoA-binding domain-containing protein 4-like has translation MATTRRSSSGLSYPERFFSAASYVGLGQSSSNSNSSSSKSPISNFKNDTALLLYGLYQQATVGPCNVPKPRIWSPTEQSKWTSWNGLGNMASAEAMRLFVKILEEEEPTWYSKVPEFVIEPLVDVEINNTKMESVAPNGNHFPEPKTISTENGILAEAQDKDVVTEGVGFIAVYDQWIALTVSGQLPKARYEHAAAVFQDSMYVFGGNHNGRYLNDLQVLDLRSLTWSKVEVSAKPDSSEVSPVPLPPCAGHSLIPWENKLISIAGHTKDPTETITVKAFDLQSSTWSTLRTYGEPPISRGGQSVTLVGTTLVIFGGEDASRSLLNDLHILDLETMTWDDIDTVGMPPSPRSDHAAAVHAERYLLIFGGGSHATCFNDLHVLDLETMEWSRPKQQGSIPTPRAGLAGVTVGENWFIVGGGDNKSGASETVVLNMSTLVWSVVTTVQGRVPIASEGLSLVVSSYNSEDILVAFGGYNGRYNNEVNILKPSNKSTLQSNIMERSMPDSVDVHHATNATRDGESEFESGKIREIVMDNVDSDPMGSGRHNIKSGEHSERIIAALKTEKDEIEAAYTKEQLQTLKLKQELAEQYGRNTDISEELQSVRAQLASEQSRCFKLEVDIAELRQKLQTMETLQKELELLQRQKLASEQAAANAKKQQSSGGVWGWIAGNPTRNRKSEDDYDDEDEDA, from the exons AtggcaacaacaagaagaagttcATCGGGATTAAGTTATCCAGAGAGATTCTTTTCGGCAGCTTCTTATGTTGGATTAGGTCAATCTTCCTCAAACTCAAATTCATCTTCATCTAAATCACCGATCTCAAATTTCAAAAATGATACTGCTTTGTTACTATACGGATTATATCAACAG GCAACAGTTGGACCTTGTAATGTTCCGAAACCTCGAATCTGGAGTCCTACGGAGCAAAGCAAATGGACCAG TTGGAATGGGCTCGGTAACATGGCTTCAGCAGAGGCGATGCGTCTTTTTGTGAAAATCTTGGAG GAAGAAGAGCCAACATGGTATTCAAAAGTGCCGGAATTTGTTATTGAGCCTCTTGTAGATGTGGAAATTAAT AATACAAAGATGGAGTCAGTTGCTCCAAACGGAAACCATTTtcccgaaccaaaaaccatttccACTGAAAATGGCATCCTTGCTGAGGCTCAGGATAAGGATGTTGTCACAGAAGGCGTTGGTTTTATTGCTGTGTATGATCAATGGATTGCTCTTACAGTATCTGGTCAACTCCCAAAAGCGCGCTATGAG CATGCTGCAGCTGTATTTCAAGACTCGATGTATGTATTTGGGGGAAACCACAATGGTCGTTACCTTAACGATCTTCAG GTCCTTGATTTGAGAAGTTTGACATGGTCCAAGGTTGAGGTTAGCGCAAAACCAGATTCTTCAGAAGTGTCTCCAGTACCTCTGCCTCCCTGTGCGGGCCATTCCTTG ATACCATGGGAAAACAAGCTTATTTCAATTGCTGGTCATACAAAAGATCCTACCGAGACTATCACGG TAAAGGCATTTGATCTGCAGTCTTCTACTTGGTCAACATTAAGAACTTACGGGGAACCACCG ATCTCACGTGGAGGTCAGTCTGTGACGCTTGTTGGAACTACTTTAGTCATATTTGGTGGTGAAGATGCCAGTAGATCTCTCTTGAATGATTTGCACATTCTTGATCTTGAAACCATGACCTGGGATGACATAGATACTGT GGGTATGCCTCCTTCCCCAAGGTCAGATCATGCTGCTGCAGTGCATGCAGAGAGATACCTTCTGATCTTTGGTGGGGGGTCACATGCTACGTGCTTCAATGATCTACATGTCCTTGACTTGGAGACG ATGGAATGGTCAAGACCGAAGCAACAGGGTAGCATACCAACTCCACGAGCTGGACTTGCAGGTGTAACAGTTGGCGAGAATTGGTTTATTGTTGGCGGAGGCGATAATAAAAGTG GTGCCTCAGAAACTGTAGTTCTTAACATGTCAACGCTTGTCTGGTCAGTTGTAACAACAGTCCAAGGACGTGTTCCTATTGCTAGTGAG GGACTAAGTTTGGTGGTGAGctcctataatagtgaagatatCCTAGTGGCTTTTGGAGGATACAATGGGCGATACAATAATGAG GTTAATATTCTTAAACCAAGCAACAAATCAACATTGCAATCGAATATAATGGAGAGGAGTATGCCCGACAGTGTTGATGTGCATCATGCAACAAATGCTACAAGAGATGGGGAGTCCGAGTTTGAATCTGGGAAAATAAGGGAAATTGTCATGGACAATGTTGACTCAGACCCCATG GGATCGGGTAGGCACAACATTAAAAGCGGTGAACACAGTGAACGGATTATAGCAGCCCTAAAGACAGAGAAAGACGAAATAGAAGCTGCATATACAAAAGAGCAGTTGCAAACCCTAAAACTGAAGCAAGAGTTAGCAGAACAATATGGTCGAAATACAGATATTAGCGAG GAACTTCAATCTGTTCGTGCCCAGCTTGCTTCTGAGCAGTCGAGGTGTTTTAAACTCGAG GTTGATATTGCAGAGTTACGACAAAAGTTACAAACGATGGAGACCTTACAAAAGGAGCTTGAACTCCTTCAACGACAAAAGCTTGCCTCTGAACAGGCTGCTGCAAATGCCAAAAAACAGCAAAGCTCAGGCGGTGTTTGGGGTTGGATTGCAGGAAACCCTACTCGTAACCGAAAATCCGAAGACGATTATGACGACGAGGATGAAGACGCCTGA